GCAAGCTGCTGCTTTGGCCCTGCAGCCAGAATGTGGCACTCTGCCGCCGAAGCAGCACTCGGCGGACGATGTGAGCAGTCATGTAGCTGGGAGCAGCACCTTGCAATCCACCCTGAAACTGGGAAAACCACCGCTATCGCCTGGCCAGCCGCCGTTGTTGTCCACGGGAAGGATAACTAGTTTTGGAGGCACCTCTGTACCGCAGCCCGGCGCGCTAGCCAAGTCCAGTAGCAGTGGAAGCAATGGCGCCAATGTCGGAGCGATTCCCTCCGATTACGACAATGGCAACAATGGAAACGGTGACATGATGCGAGGACGGTCAAAAACCATTTCCGTAGTCCGGGAGGTGAACAATGGTAACACACGACCGCCGCCGGCCAGCAGTTTCCGGAACTTCGGACCCGCCAAGCCACCCATCAACGCCAAGCTGTGCATGAACCCGAGCTTTATTTTCCTGCAGCTGTACAATACTGGCCAGCTGGGAGTAACGGATGAGCCACTGAAGGTTGGACCTGAAAACAATAGCGCTGTTACCTTGATAGATCTGGTACCACCATTCGAGACGCACAAGATCGGCGTGCTGTATGTGGGCCAAGGACAGTGCAACAACGAGGTGGAGATCCTACGCAATTCACATGGCAGTGCCCGGTATGTGGAGTTCCTGCGCAACATCGGAACTCTGGTTAGCCTGAAGGAGGCCGAGCAAAACAATCTATTTATCATGCTGGACAGGAATGGGGCGGATGGCAAGTTTGCCTACATCTGGAAGGATGACATCCTGCAGGTGAGGTGTAATTATTTAATCCGAAAttcattattatatatttccaaTGTGCTTGCCTTAGGTCACGTTCCATGTGGCCACGCTGATGCCCACCAATCTGCAGGATGACCCCAACTGCAACGAGAAGAAGAGCCACATTGGCAACGACTTTGTGAAGATCATATACAATGAGAGCGGCGAGGAGTACAATTTAAACACTATATCCGTAAGATTGTGCTTATGAAAAAGGGGTATTCAActgatttttgtttcattcAATCATTTTTCAGGGCCAGTTCAACTACGCCTGCGTGATCGTGGAGCCACTGGAGCTGAACTCGAACAGAGTGTATGTGAAGGCCCGATCGGAGATATCGAAGTTCGTGTGCCATGCAGAGCACCGGATAGTGTCCGATCGCAGTGCTCCTCTGCTGGCTCGACAGATGGCCCTGCACGCCAATGTAAATATGAATAAGGCTTTAAATCATTCGAGGataacaactaaaaattataatatgttGCAGCTCGCCTCGCTAGTCTATCAAAGTGTGCAGAAAAAGCATCCGTATGCATCGAATTGGCTAGAACGATTGCGCAAACTTAAGCGTCTGCGATCGAAGGTGAGTAATCAATTTGCCTTGTTAACAATAGAGATCAGTAAATGAATATCCTCAAACAGCTCATTGAGGGACTGAACAGCCAGCAAAAATCCGGGAGTGCCTCGAGTGGCATTGGAATCAACTCCTCGGCCATCGGTTCGGATATGGACGCCCAGCGAGGAGACTTTATGAAATACACATAGACAACAACGAGAGGCTCCAAACTGAAGAACAAGGAGGGAGCAGAGGACCCTAAGACTCATCCTGCCATGTTTCCTCTTGATTTCCAATTTATTTGCAAAGCGGATGATTTGATAACAAGTCACAGCAGACCAACAACAAAAGTCTTTGCTTAACCAATAATCAtgaaagtaattttaatattatcatAATGAATTTGACaagtttataaaatttgtgaGAATACATAAGCGCTGTTTATTTCGAAACTACTTGTACTTTTATATGGTTCAACCTTATTTGCAGAGGTTACAAACttctttacatattttttgattttgtttttaatttgttagttatttaaaaaaaaatattgcttGATATGTAGTAATATTTTCTTAGACACTGGACATGTGctaactatttttaaacatatacattttttcgtcAGGCTTgtttaatgttaataaattcTTCCGAGGAGACCTTAAAGAATAATGTCAGCTAGAATCAAGGTTATACTCAACTAGTTTAAGTCTAAGCTGAGTTGTGCAATATGGTCGTATCCGAATCCAGTGATTTTGTGGCTGGCAACTCGGTTGGCAAAGTCCACGGCATCCGCAACAGATCGCTGACCCTCCAGAGTGGCGTATATGAATCCCGCCATGAAGCTGTCTCCTGCGCCCAGCGTGTCCACCACTTTCTCCTGCTTATAGGAGCCCATTTCGTGGTAGTTCCCGTTGTCATCCAGAGCTCCAGCTCCGGCACTCCCCCAGGGACAAATGAAGACAGGTTTTGGACCGCTTTCGGAGATGCTGGCTGCCAGCTCCTCACAAGTTTGCCGTGGCGTCTTCCAGCCCAACTGACCGGCTAGCTCCTTGGAAAAGACCACAAAGTCGCAGGGTTGACACAGTTCCTGGTTCTGCTCGTACCTTGTTTCCAAGTCCAACGAGATTATGACGCGCTGACCAGTTCTTTTGTTGTGTTCCCTGATGCTTTGCATCATCTTCAAGGTGTGCGGTGTGTTGCGAGCCTCGAAGTGCACCCATCCGTACTCCGAAAGATCAATCTTGCTGAAGTCTTCATAAGTGCTCTGGGGGTAATCCTTGTTGCAGTGGATAATAGTGCGCGTACCGGAATCCTGGGCCAAGATAACCGAAGAGAAGGGCGGATCCCGGTCCGTTAGGGGGCAATTCTTCGTGCCGATTTCGCGCTTACGGAGGTCCTCGAGAAGCACTTTGAATGCATCCGAATTGCTGAGCATTCCGAAGAAGTCCACCTTGCAGCCGAGAACCCGGAGAACTGTGCTGACATTCGAGGCGTTCCCGCCACGTTGCCAAAACCCGTCCAGGCAACGTCGATCGGTGTCCTCCTTGGGATAACTGGCATTGATGGTCACAAAGTCAATAACCGTGCAGCCCACGCAAAGTACGGATTTCGCTTGGCTCATCTCAGTTGATTTTTCGATCACCCGAAATAAATGTTGACAAACAAGaggtaatatattttttgtacacAAAAATATGCTTATGCTGCTGAACTTAAAGGTATTATCCGTAACAGTTCCACGCTCCTAACTAAATCTAATCAGATGATATACTGACCTATTTTGCAGCAACCTACCGTATATTAGATTAAACTAAacctatttatttaagaatcTAAACACGTTACACTTATGCTGCTCGGGAAGAGAGTTTTGGGTCCCCTTTTTTGTTCGAGTTTTGGTTCAATCTAATCGAAAAGTCGATTTTTACCTGCTACTTGTATTTATTGTCGATCGAGTTTTAcagctgtttttgtttttaagttttcttaTCGCTCATAGAGAGAGCTGCGGGCATTAGAGAATCTAATACAGTGTTTACCCAATAGGATGGTATTACGAACAACCagtaaaatagttttattcgaaaaacaaacaatcaaTAAAGTAACAAATTAGATTATAACATTTAAGATTAACGATTCTaggcttaaaaaataaatacgtaCATATCTtgtataaattgaaatatttgtacTTTGAAAACGCAGAGaaaacatttatattattatttaattttgcatACTGTCCTTTGTACAAATTAGATAAAGGTGTTTGTGTATCATTAGTTCCTAATTTCGAGGAAATACTGTATTTATAACAGTCTCAGCCGCAGATCGCGCTCTTAGTCCGCTCTCAGATACAGTGTGACCGATATGCACAACCGTTAAAATAATGTTtgactttaaaatattgtaacaATACAAATAAGttgttaattaataaactttaaatataatacaaaaatgtattatatttattaggcAGTAAATTCTTTAGTTGAATGACACAtgcaaagaaaatatttgtgttacagtacaattttgtttatagCCCTCAACAATGAGTTTAACTTCATTaattaaagaaagaaaaaattcaattttactAACCACCACATCTGATGAGATACTACTCTCACTTAGTTCCaacttttctaattaaaataatacgTTCTTAGGGAATTTCTAGTTTGTGGAGAAGATTAGAATGGAAATTCAACCAACTCACCTATGATGTTTTAGACACATACCAGTGAAAGTGGGTCGTGCCTCCGTGCAACATGACAGGGCACAAATTAAAGGATGCCACGGCAAACGTCCTGACTAGACACATACAGCAGACGCATGTGGCAGCTTCGTCAACCACAACAGTGAGCTCAGCACAGTCAGTGGCAAAAAGCTGTCACCCAGAAGACAGGATTGATGCCCCATGACTGTCTATCTGCCAAGCCAGTAGGTACAGATTAAATGAAGATTTAATTTCGTTTACAAATCTATGTAAGGCATGGCTGACCTGCCCTCTAAATCAAGTGCTGAAAATAAAGAGCTACCTTTAAACGTTCAGAAATGACTCATACGCCATGTTGTACAGTgcttaaacacaaaaaccaGTAACTGGTTATTAGCCCtactttaaaactttgttCTGGCGGTAATTTCCTAAATGTAGGGTGCTCAGCACTCCCTTTAACGCCCATCTTGCCCTTGCATTTAAAGTGGCTTTTGGGGAGGGCAGGCCAACTTAAAGCGGACATAgccaaaattttcaaattaatgtAAAGCGTGTCAGGCCTGGCCTAAATACACTCCCCCTGGGACGATCCACCGACTCGGTTGGCGCCACAAATCGATAGCCCGACATTTGCTTGGGCCGCCTTGATGGGGTAAACACCTTCTGGGGCACCATTTTGCGGCATGGAATTATGGCCGGAAATTGCCTTAAAGTGTCAATCAGTGTAAACGTTCTTAataggtatttatttttgccattttaattACCCCGCCCCACCAGCGAAAACTCTGCACCTTGCCGGCGGACAACGAACTGATGAGAACGACTGATGACGCCTTAATTACTTTCTCCTGAAAAAGAACTCATTTCCGAGTGAATTTTTCATCGCGAATTTTCGGTCTGCTTATTAAAGATTAACTGAGTAGCTATTTATATGGCATTTTAAATTGATCACTTGAAAAGATTTGTGACGcttaagattttattttataagcattgaaaaaagtctttaaatatatacGAAACAATCATAAATCCTGGTAAAAtgcttcttttttgtttaatgacTTACTTATTCAACCTGCTGACACCATTGTAAATTCTGTGATAGGAAGGcaatatctaaaaaaaatgccataaatatttgtacaaAAATTGACTATGCTAAAGAGACCTTTTGGATTATCTGCAAATTTGGTAGCATATTGATACTTCCTATAAAATAGATTCATTAAACAAAGTAGATATTTTTGCTTGTGTTAAGAtaccaaaatttaaatgattttcagGCAAGAGGAGCTTGTGCTTTGATACAAAAGGCCCACTGTGTAGCGATTGGGGATTATCGAGTGCGTGCCGGCTTCAGTTAACGAATTCCACATTTCTATTGAATGGCAAGTGGCAGTGGGGCAAACTTCGGAAGCACCGAGGGCCCAAAGCAACTGTTAGCACAGACCAGCTAGCGGTAATCGCGCTCCGGAGAATCCCGACCAGCCCCCCGAAAGAGTGAAAGTTTGCAGGGGGCTAGATCCTGTGCACATATATATTCCTATGGTGCAGGGTGTGGGGACCCAACCCCACATCTCCCCACAGCTTCTGTGAAGGTGTTTTCGTTCGACGCATGAATACCTGTTTTTGTTTCGTCTGGGGCTTTGAGCCGGTTTTTGTTTCGTGTTAACTACCGAGCTCAGCCATTGCTCAGGTTATTTTATGTTCCTGATttattggaatttttaaaaaaccaagGATATAAAAGTTGGTAAATTGAACGCGAACTTAGAAAAACCGCCATTAACCAATAttactttaaatgttttcaaacTTTGTACTAAGAGAAATACAAATGTCTTGTTCTGATATTAAACGTTAAAATTTACCAATATATGTaagataaatattattataaggAAGTAACAAAGATATTATCTCGTCAGATGGGAAAATTTAATGTTGTCGCcttttaatgtatttaaaacCCCATATCATTTCTTAAGCTTATAAAAGCACTAGTTTTTATTGAAACCATTTCATCTGCGCCGTTATGAGCCATTGCACCTGATTGGATTAATGTATTCAAGACCATCAGCATGTACACAGAACCATAAATAAACCCATTCGCACCGTTGGCAGACCAGGTTCCAATCCTTTTCTTggccaataaaaatatatgacttTGAATTTGATCAAGGGGCGGACCGTCGAGCGAGAGGGCTTTTACTTGTGACGAATGCTTTGAATGCACGCTCTGGGgaataacaaaattaaattgaactgTGCCCAAGCTTTTTCCCACGTTCCAACTCTGCAATCATAACTCATTTCTAGAGTGTTTAAtgcactttaaaaataaccaCCCACTTTTATGGTTTTGCCGATGGCAAATTTCCCAAGCTTGAGTTTAATGTTGTGCtgataactataataaaaaaaaaacattaaacgAACTTCAAACTGTatttaatataagaaaatttaaatcgttAGATTCAACACTTTAATCCAATGAAATGATTTCTGTATAGGTTTAAATCAGTCCATTTGGGTTAGCAGATAAAAGCGACAAGAAAAACACGAATTTATGGCCCACATATTTAATTCAATAATTCAACCGTTGTCACCTACGCCTTGCGGGCGGGATCGGGGATGCTAAAAACGCAGGATTGTTAGCATATAGGAAATTCCCAGGGTATAAATTagagaaataaattatatttatcaaTGAAacccataaataatatttattttcgccGGTGACAGGGGATGCCATCCACACACCTTGCTGACGTGGATTCTCGTGCCTCTTTGTCAGTATCTGTACTCTGCGGTTGGGCGGGAAATGCGTCTTCGTGAAAAGCCCACAAAGCATCAATCAAAGgaattaaatacaattataattGTCTGTCACCGTATCGAGATGAAAAGCCGGCCGCAGAGGATTTTCCGAAACGCGAGAACTTTTCTTCTCGGCCTACcttaaatttgataaagtaTGTACTCCAACGTAGGGTGAACCTTGTGACAGCATTGAAAATCTAAGATAATGTGTGATAAGTATAAGCATTCAGGGATAAAAGCGAATTAAATGGTATTGCACCTTATTGAATCTTTCAGCcactatttaaaataaactaaaagagTTTACTTGATTTTACTGTGCAAAGGTTCACCCAAATGTAACTTTATCACCTACGGCAAGCGATGACTTTCATGTGGAATCACACAGCATGATAATAAACTTCTTAATATACTTTAATCCCGACATTCACTGTGTGGCACCAAATACTTAAATTCCTGATAAGCTCCTTTAACATTTGTCaggattataattatttgtttttggtaATGTTGTTTACACATCTATTGAGAACTACAAGTTGCTTGAGGCCATGTGGATTACGTTGAAGTGTAATGAGTCCTATGACAAGCTCTATTTATTCTAGTTGAAGTATATGAACACCCTTTGAACTATGCGAAGAAACTGGAAAGTTAGAAAGCTCTATATAGACTCAGGCTAAACTCAGTTTAGGGATGTCCGTTTTAATGTTTGACATCCTATCCGCATTTCTAGGTGTATGGGACAATGGaaaggaaaaaagtaaaatggAAATTGGAAAGGCTTTCTCCAAAGGTGCATCCCTCGAAAGTATCCTTTTTTGGCATTCCTCCtaagtgaattgaattgaaaacaAACGGAGAATGGCTGCCCACTTTGGCACAGGGACGACCGCAGGGCTTGAGAAAGTACGAGCGAAATGTTTAATTTCCGGATGCACAGGCCGTTGAATTTAAAGGAGGCGGCGCCGAAATGTATGCAAGGAATATCATGCAGATGCTTCCGGCACTTGGCAACATGCAAAAGGTCGTTGGGTGGGCGGTTCGGTGGCCAGTTGGGTGGGTCGAAAGGGTACAGAGTGGGCAGTGGCAGTGAcagtgggagtgggagtggacGTGAGTCACTAAGAGGTCGCCGCTCGGACAAAGAGCCGTCGAGTGTGTGCAGCTGAAAGTGAAGCGCAATTTCCTGAAAAAACTCTAAGTAAAGGCAGGCAAGATACCGAAAGTAATAAAACTGAGTACCGAAATAGTGAATACCGAATTTAAATGATCAAAACTGTTAAGGTCATAAAACCAtggcttttattttccttttttgattGCACTCTAGCCAGGTGCTGCAGCAATTATGAAACTTCTCTGGCCTTATTCGTGTCACTTCCGGGCCCATTCAACTGGCCAAGATCACATCCGAATCATCAGCATCGAGGGCCACTCGGTGACAAAGTTTGAGCGGTAATTAGGCATGAACAATTGAGCCGAGCAGTGGGCAAACAATAAACACTTAATGCATTGGCACGAGTTTAATGACACTTCGCATCGGTGGCGATGACTCCTCTCGGGTAacaacaattg
This window of the Drosophila biarmipes strain raj3 chromosome 3L, RU_DBia_V1.1, whole genome shotgun sequence genome carries:
- the LOC108028431 gene encoding ketohexokinase is translated as MSQAKSVLCVGCTVIDFVTINASYPKEDTDRRCLDGFWQRGGNASNVSTVLRVLGCKVDFFGMLSNSDAFKVLLEDLRKREIGTKNCPLTDRDPPFSSVILAQDSGTRTIIHCNKDYPQSTYEDFSKIDLSEYGWVHFEARNTPHTLKMMQSIREHNKRTGQRVIISLDLETRYEQNQELCQPCDFVVFSKELAGQLGWKTPRQTCEELAASISESGPKPVFICPWGSAGAGALDDNGNYHEMGSYKQEKVVDTLGAGDSFMAGFIYATLEGQRSVADAVDFANRVASHKITGFGYDHIAQLSLDLN